A region from the Sandaracinus amylolyticus genome encodes:
- a CDS encoding DUF1844 domain-containing protein yields the protein MSNDDDRDIDETGLAPLPGAEATAPIDFTTFILSMSTSCMIQLGEIRDPEGRTAIDLESARHTIEILQMLDRKTEGNLSGEEDRMLAHVIADLRERYLAKHRGR from the coding sequence ATGTCGAACGACGACGATCGCGACATCGACGAGACCGGCCTCGCCCCGCTCCCGGGCGCCGAGGCCACGGCGCCGATCGACTTCACGACGTTCATCCTGTCGATGAGCACGTCGTGCATGATCCAGCTCGGTGAGATCCGCGACCCCGAGGGTCGCACCGCGATCGACCTCGAGTCGGCGCGGCACACGATCGAGATCCTGCAGATGCTCGACCGCAAGACCGAGGGAAACCTCAGCGGCGAGGAAGATCGGATGCTCGCCCACGTCATCGCGGATCTCCGCGAGCGCTACCTGGCGAAGCACCGCGGACGCTGA
- a CDS encoding ATP-dependent Clp protease ATP-binding subunit: MSTLTLRLEAYDRDARAVIAAAQGLADERKNPEVEPLHLLYRLIERSEPVQQAIRRAGVDPVDVLVESEAQLRRLTKVEGAVAYLSPRMLELLGRAEGEAARGGGVPVDVMHLLIACSQDTTAAVSGVLKACGLSGPVLRATASGETLQPATATNGQSGASRPASSGGKGDPLEQYGRDLTRLAREGKFDPVIGRDGELRRILQVLARRHENNPLLVGEAGIGKSAIVNALAMRIVRGDVPATLQGKRLIALETGALLAGAKLRGEAEERMKALLAAIRDRAGEIILFIPDLGALAGDRAPSGAGQLLSTALGRGELKVIGLATTDGMRKAFEADPTLSRRFVAIAIDPPTADETIAILRGVVPRYEQAHGVRIADPALLTAVRLARRYVPGAQLPKAAIDLIDEAAARVRVEIDGVPAELDALERRLEALEMQAHSLEDDVDDESKRHKARIDAEIAQLRPKASDGRARWAAALARTKEVRGIEQELEATRKQYEDAKSSGDHAKAGELRFGTLPLLEKKLEDARARAGAIAGGGDNEPRVRDQVVEADVADVVAAWTGVPVSRMLEAETVKLLSMEDKLRERVVGQDPAVAAVAKAVRRGRVGLRDPKRPIGSFLFLGPTGVGKTELAKALAEFLFDDELSLTRLDMSEFMEKHMVARLLGSPPGYVDSEEGGFLTEAVRKRPYSVILFDEMEKAHPDVFNILLQVLDDGRLTDSRGRLAYFADTVIIMTSNVGSQAILDHGEGVTREAIRETLDAQLRKHFRPEFLNRIDDVVIFDPLGKHELRGIVEIQLRGLQKLVQDRRLTLNVTDAAKDRLTELGHEPAFGARPLKRVILKNLQDPLAEEILRGGYQPGDTIEIDAKDGAFVFHRLPATT; the protein is encoded by the coding sequence ATGTCGACGCTCACCCTCCGCCTCGAGGCCTACGACCGTGATGCGCGTGCCGTCATCGCCGCCGCGCAAGGCCTCGCCGACGAGCGCAAGAACCCCGAGGTGGAGCCGCTCCACCTGCTCTATCGGCTGATCGAGCGCAGCGAGCCCGTGCAGCAGGCCATTCGTCGCGCCGGGGTCGACCCGGTCGACGTGCTGGTCGAGAGCGAGGCGCAGCTCCGCCGGCTCACGAAGGTCGAGGGCGCGGTCGCGTACCTCTCTCCGCGCATGCTCGAGCTGCTCGGGCGCGCCGAGGGCGAAGCGGCGCGCGGCGGCGGCGTGCCGGTCGACGTGATGCACCTGCTGATCGCGTGCTCGCAGGACACCACCGCGGCGGTGAGCGGCGTGCTCAAGGCGTGCGGGCTCTCGGGGCCGGTGCTGCGCGCGACCGCGTCGGGCGAGACGCTGCAGCCGGCGACCGCGACCAACGGCCAGAGCGGCGCGTCGCGACCCGCGTCGAGCGGCGGCAAGGGCGACCCGCTCGAGCAGTACGGGCGCGACCTCACGCGGCTCGCGCGCGAAGGCAAGTTCGATCCCGTGATCGGCCGCGACGGAGAGCTGCGACGCATCCTGCAGGTGCTCGCGCGGCGCCACGAGAACAACCCGCTGCTCGTCGGCGAGGCGGGCATCGGCAAGAGCGCGATCGTGAACGCGCTCGCGATGCGCATCGTGCGCGGAGACGTGCCCGCGACGCTGCAGGGCAAGCGCCTGATCGCGCTGGAGACCGGCGCGCTGCTCGCGGGCGCGAAGCTGCGCGGCGAGGCCGAGGAGCGGATGAAGGCGCTGCTCGCCGCGATCCGCGATCGCGCGGGCGAGATCATCCTGTTCATCCCGGATCTCGGCGCGCTCGCGGGCGATCGCGCGCCGAGCGGCGCGGGCCAGCTGCTCTCGACCGCGCTCGGGCGCGGCGAGCTGAAGGTGATCGGGCTCGCGACGACCGACGGGATGCGCAAGGCGTTCGAGGCGGACCCCACGCTCTCGCGACGCTTCGTCGCGATCGCGATCGATCCGCCGACCGCCGACGAGACCATCGCGATCCTTCGCGGCGTGGTGCCGCGCTACGAGCAGGCGCACGGCGTGCGCATCGCCGATCCCGCGCTGCTCACCGCGGTGCGCCTCGCGCGTCGCTACGTGCCGGGCGCGCAGCTTCCGAAGGCCGCGATCGATCTGATCGACGAGGCCGCGGCGCGCGTGCGCGTGGAGATCGACGGCGTGCCTGCGGAGCTCGACGCGCTCGAGCGTCGGCTCGAGGCGCTCGAGATGCAGGCGCACTCGCTCGAGGACGACGTCGACGACGAGAGCAAGCGCCACAAGGCGCGCATCGACGCGGAGATCGCGCAGCTGCGCCCGAAGGCGAGCGACGGGCGCGCGCGCTGGGCCGCCGCGCTCGCGCGCACGAAGGAGGTGCGCGGCATCGAGCAGGAGCTCGAGGCGACGCGCAAGCAGTACGAGGACGCGAAGAGCTCGGGCGATCACGCGAAGGCGGGCGAGCTGCGCTTCGGCACGCTCCCGCTGCTCGAGAAGAAGCTCGAGGACGCGCGCGCACGCGCCGGTGCGATCGCGGGCGGCGGCGACAACGAGCCGCGGGTGCGCGATCAGGTCGTCGAGGCGGACGTGGCCGACGTGGTCGCGGCGTGGACCGGCGTGCCGGTGTCGCGGATGCTCGAGGCCGAGACCGTCAAGCTGCTCAGCATGGAGGACAAGCTCCGCGAGCGCGTGGTCGGCCAGGATCCCGCGGTCGCCGCGGTCGCGAAGGCGGTGCGTCGTGGTCGCGTCGGGCTGCGCGATCCCAAGCGCCCGATCGGCAGCTTCTTGTTCCTCGGTCCGACCGGCGTCGGCAAGACCGAGCTCGCGAAGGCGCTCGCCGAGTTCCTCTTCGACGACGAGCTCTCGCTCACGCGCCTCGACATGAGCGAGTTCATGGAGAAGCACATGGTGGCGCGCCTGCTCGGCTCGCCGCCCGGCTACGTCGACAGCGAAGAGGGCGGCTTCCTCACCGAGGCGGTGCGCAAGCGGCCCTACTCCGTGATCCTCTTCGACGAGATGGAGAAGGCGCACCCCGACGTCTTCAACATCCTGCTGCAGGTGCTCGACGACGGTCGCCTCACGGACTCGCGCGGTCGGCTCGCGTACTTCGCGGACACCGTGATCATCATGACGAGCAACGTGGGCTCGCAGGCGATCCTCGATCACGGCGAGGGCGTCACGCGCGAGGCGATCCGCGAGACGCTCGACGCGCAGCTGCGCAAGCACTTCCGCCCCGAGTTCCTGAACCGCATCGACGACGTCGTGATCTTCGATCCGCTCGGCAAGCACGAGCTGCGCGGCATCGTCGAGATCCAGCTGCGCGGACTGCAGAAGCTCGTCCAGGATCGCCGGCTCACGCTGAACGTGACCGACGCCGCGAAGGATCGCCTGACCGAGCTCGGCCACGAGCCCGCGTTCGGCGCGCGCCCGCTCAAGCGCGTGATCCTGAAGAACCTGCAGGACCCGCTCGCGGAGGAGATCCTGCGCGGCGGCTACCAGCCCGGCGACACGATCGAGATCGACGCGAAGGACGGCGCGTTCGTGTTCCACCGCCTGCCCGCGACGACCTGA
- a CDS encoding FecR domain-containing protein — protein sequence MKRSLPNLPERIADTLDLAVEEARVQRTWRGARRRAGTPARRTAGGVAVVVIAAAAVVALVVLARREEPVARERGVLLLEGGGSPVVREVREGAAPETLRFAEASEITLWPSARLVPLHNDGARFETELERGRVRFSVTPGLGRAWRVVAGDVQVEVVGTVFEVERSVARTSVSVERGVVRVSGPRVPGGAVTLRAGEDVIVERDTPMPIEPVVVTSVEPLEEEVLAPAPRAPVVRSVEWRELATRGRHDEAYEALRGRGIVREAERATPEQLLLLADVARLSGHPVEAVAPLERLLAEHPRDESAALAAVTLGRLLMDALDRPDDARRALERARELGVPAALRADVERRLLALDASEVESTP from the coding sequence ATGAAGCGCTCGCTGCCGAACCTTCCGGAGCGGATCGCGGACACGCTCGATCTCGCGGTCGAGGAGGCGCGCGTGCAGCGCACGTGGCGTGGTGCTCGGCGACGCGCGGGGACGCCGGCCCGGCGGACGGCCGGAGGGGTCGCGGTGGTCGTGATCGCGGCGGCGGCGGTGGTCGCGCTCGTGGTGCTCGCGCGGCGCGAGGAGCCGGTCGCGCGGGAGCGCGGCGTGCTGCTGCTCGAGGGGGGTGGATCGCCGGTCGTGCGCGAGGTGCGCGAGGGCGCCGCGCCCGAGACGCTGCGCTTCGCGGAGGCGAGCGAGATCACGCTCTGGCCGAGCGCGAGGCTCGTGCCGCTGCACAACGACGGCGCGCGCTTCGAGACCGAGCTCGAGCGTGGGCGCGTGCGCTTCTCGGTGACCCCGGGGCTCGGGCGTGCGTGGCGCGTCGTCGCGGGCGACGTGCAGGTCGAGGTCGTCGGCACGGTGTTCGAGGTGGAGCGCTCGGTCGCGCGCACGAGCGTGTCGGTGGAGCGCGGCGTCGTGCGCGTGTCGGGACCTCGCGTGCCGGGCGGCGCGGTGACGCTGCGCGCCGGCGAGGACGTGATCGTCGAGCGCGACACGCCGATGCCGATCGAGCCCGTCGTGGTGACGAGCGTCGAGCCGCTCGAGGAGGAGGTGCTCGCGCCCGCACCGCGCGCGCCGGTCGTGCGATCGGTCGAGTGGCGCGAGCTCGCGACGCGAGGACGCCACGACGAAGCGTACGAAGCGCTGCGCGGCCGCGGGATCGTGCGCGAGGCCGAGCGCGCGACGCCCGAGCAGCTGCTCTTGCTGGCCGACGTCGCGCGCCTGTCGGGGCATCCCGTGGAGGCCGTCGCGCCGCTCGAGCGCCTGCTCGCCGAGCATCCGCGCGACGAGTCGGCCGCCCTCGCGGCGGTGACGCTCGGGCGGCTCCTCATGGACGCGCTCGATCGCCCCGACGATGCGCGCCGCGCGCTGGAGCGAGCGCGCGAGCTCGGTGTGCCCGCGGCGCTGCGCGCGGACGTCGAGCGCCGGCTGCTCGCGCTCGATGCGAGCGAGGTCGAGTCGACGCCTTGA
- a CDS encoding RNA polymerase sigma factor, giving the protein MPEPSSSRARRIAAPDDVGSVATRRALFDGGHSDAVLVVRAREGDRWAQEVLFRRYMTPLAGRVTHIVGNVADADDVLQDTFADVLRDLARLREPEAFRGWLYRIAMNRARKVLRKRRLLRFLGIDGSVDDATLAIEATPATSPEVLAELTMLDEALRRVPADERIAWMLRHVHGEALEEIASWIGCSLATAKRRIAAAQARIDAHVAGRVR; this is encoded by the coding sequence ATGCCCGAGCCGAGCTCCTCTCGCGCGCGACGGATCGCAGCCCCCGACGACGTCGGATCGGTCGCGACACGTCGCGCGCTGTTCGACGGTGGTCACTCCGACGCGGTGCTCGTCGTGCGCGCGCGCGAAGGAGATCGATGGGCGCAAGAGGTGCTCTTCCGGCGCTACATGACGCCGCTCGCGGGGAGGGTCACGCACATCGTCGGGAACGTCGCCGACGCGGACGACGTGCTGCAGGACACGTTCGCCGACGTGCTGCGTGACCTCGCTCGGCTTCGCGAGCCCGAGGCGTTCCGCGGGTGGCTCTACCGCATCGCGATGAACCGGGCGCGCAAGGTGCTGCGCAAGCGGAGGCTATTGCGGTTCCTCGGGATCGATGGCTCGGTCGACGACGCGACGCTCGCGATCGAGGCGACGCCCGCGACGAGCCCCGAGGTGCTCGCGGAGCTGACGATGCTCGACGAAGCGCTGCGGCGGGTGCCCGCCGACGAGCGCATCGCGTGGATGCTTCGTCACGTGCACGGTGAGGCGCTCGAGGAGATCGCGTCGTGGATCGGGTGCTCGCTCGCGACGGCGAAGCGACGCATCGCGGCGGCGCAGGCGCGCATCGACGCGCACGTCGCGGGGAGGGTGCGATGA
- a CDS encoding metallophosphoesterase family protein, translating to MRLLAIGDVHVEHRANRDALVALPPHPDDWLVLAGDVSESIASVEHALDVLRPKFAQVVWVPGNHELWTVPRSGERERGEARYDAMVAACRARGVLTPEDEYVEWPGDRSLRIAPLFVLYDYSFAPDGIVGADAARAWAAEDGIVAADEALLHPDPHPSIDGWCRARIARTVPRLEEASRTHRLVLVNHWPLRRDLVRIPRVPRYVPWCGTRVTEDWHVRYRAEVVVSGHLHVRATDHRDGVRFEEVSLGYPRDWDAKLGAGTYLRRIL from the coding sequence TTGAGACTGCTGGCCATCGGGGACGTGCACGTGGAGCATCGAGCCAACCGCGATGCGCTCGTCGCGCTTCCGCCGCACCCCGACGACTGGCTCGTGCTCGCGGGCGACGTGAGCGAGTCGATCGCGAGCGTCGAGCACGCGCTCGACGTGCTGCGCCCGAAGTTCGCGCAGGTCGTCTGGGTGCCGGGCAACCACGAGCTCTGGACGGTGCCGCGCAGCGGGGAGCGCGAGCGCGGCGAGGCGCGCTACGACGCGATGGTCGCGGCGTGTCGCGCGCGCGGCGTGCTCACGCCGGAGGACGAGTACGTCGAGTGGCCGGGCGATCGATCGCTGCGCATCGCGCCGCTCTTCGTGCTCTACGACTACTCGTTCGCGCCGGATGGGATCGTGGGCGCGGACGCGGCGCGCGCGTGGGCGGCGGAGGACGGGATCGTCGCGGCCGACGAGGCGCTGCTGCATCCGGATCCGCATCCGTCGATCGACGGGTGGTGCCGCGCGCGCATCGCGCGCACCGTGCCGCGGCTCGAAGAGGCGTCGCGCACGCATAGGCTCGTGCTCGTGAACCACTGGCCGCTGCGGCGCGACCTCGTGCGCATCCCGCGGGTGCCGCGCTACGTTCCGTGGTGCGGGACGCGCGTCACCGAGGACTGGCACGTGCGGTATCGCGCGGAGGTGGTGGTGAGCGGGCACCTGCACGTGCGGGCGACCGATCACCGCGACGGAGTGCGCTTCGAGGAGGTGAGCCTCGGGTATCCGCGCGACTGGGACGCGAAGCTCGGCGCGGGCACGTACCTGAGGCGCATCCTCTGA
- a CDS encoding zinc metallopeptidase, protein MILDPLYFVLLAPAMLLSAWAAFATRSRFQRWSQVPNRRHVSGAQAARYILDRNGLTDVQIQPARGMLSDHYDPIHRVVRLSEDVYYGSSISSLAVAAHEVGHAIQHQQRYLPMQLRNLAVPVASLGSNLGWFLIMIGFLLSFAQMIWAGVILFTATVAFQVVTLPVELDASRRAKLELDRLAIVSPSEKPGVSKVLTAAAMTYVGAAITGILTLLYFLLRLGAFSPREE, encoded by the coding sequence ATGATCCTCGACCCGCTCTACTTCGTCCTGCTCGCCCCCGCCATGCTGCTCTCCGCATGGGCCGCGTTCGCCACGCGCTCGCGCTTCCAGCGCTGGTCGCAGGTGCCGAACCGGCGCCACGTGAGCGGCGCACAGGCGGCGCGTTACATCCTCGATCGCAACGGGCTGACCGACGTCCAGATCCAGCCTGCGCGCGGCATGCTCAGCGATCACTACGACCCGATCCACCGGGTCGTCCGGCTGTCGGAGGACGTCTACTACGGCAGCTCGATCTCGTCGCTCGCGGTCGCGGCGCACGAGGTCGGCCACGCCATCCAGCACCAGCAGCGCTACCTCCCCATGCAGCTGCGCAACCTCGCGGTGCCGGTCGCCAGCCTCGGCTCCAACCTCGGCTGGTTCCTGATCATGATCGGCTTCCTGCTCTCGTTCGCGCAGATGATCTGGGCGGGCGTGATCCTCTTCACCGCGACCGTCGCGTTCCAGGTCGTGACGCTGCCCGTCGAGCTCGACGCGTCGCGCCGCGCGAAGCTGGAGCTCGATCGACTCGCGATCGTCTCGCCCAGCGAAAAGCCCGGCGTCTCGAAGGTGCTCACCGCCGCCGCGATGACCTACGTCGGCGCCGCGATCACCGGGATCCTGACGCTGCTCTACTTCCTGCTGCGCCTCGGGGCGTTCTCGCCGCGCGAGGAGTGA
- a CDS encoding DUF420 domain-containing protein → MSSAASSSREGSDRAFYLANAAISLAAVALLGWILVLREPTGDTGALAFMPAVNATMNGIAASCLAAGWIAIQRGKRDLHRALMLSAFGASALFLVGYLVYHWVHGDTRYPEGAPLRGLYLVVLASHVVLSIVVFPMILGTFWFALRNRFATHRKLARWTLPIWLYVSVTGVAVFLMLRLAIG, encoded by the coding sequence ATGTCGAGCGCCGCTTCTTCCTCGCGCGAGGGCTCGGACCGCGCGTTCTACCTGGCCAACGCCGCGATCTCGCTGGCGGCGGTCGCGCTGCTCGGGTGGATCCTCGTGCTGCGCGAGCCCACGGGCGACACGGGCGCGCTCGCGTTCATGCCCGCCGTGAACGCGACGATGAACGGCATCGCCGCGAGCTGTCTCGCCGCGGGATGGATCGCGATCCAGCGCGGCAAGCGCGACCTCCACCGCGCGCTGATGCTCTCGGCGTTCGGCGCGTCGGCGCTCTTCCTCGTCGGCTATCTCGTCTACCACTGGGTGCACGGCGACACGCGGTATCCCGAGGGCGCACCGCTGCGCGGGCTCTACCTCGTGGTGCTCGCGTCGCACGTGGTGCTGTCGATCGTGGTGTTCCCGATGATCCTCGGGACGTTCTGGTTCGCGCTGCGCAACCGCTTCGCGACGCATCGCAAGCTCGCGCGCTGGACGCTGCCGATCTGGCTCTACGTGTCGGTGACCGGCGTCGCGGTGTTCCTGATGCTGCGGCTCGCGATCGGCTGA
- a CDS encoding serine/threonine-protein kinase, with translation MTSRALHDPNAELVPGSLVGERYVVESVIGHGTTSIVYRARALEGGGAVALKVLRASLARGTISATRLEREAEIVARLDHPSIVRLFATGWIETGQIWIALELLEGETLEALLQREAPLGLERTVRLLDDVLAGLGAAHDAQILHRDLKPANLVVVRDASGDERAKLLDFGVGRDLRDTGPRLTAPQALVGTLAYLAPEQLTPGMDPDARADLWALAVVAYRALTGRAPFGLRGARMVATIVRSDPSSPSALVPALGASVDAFFARALAKDRDARWQTAHAMRDALRALVR, from the coding sequence GTGACGTCGCGTGCGCTCCACGATCCCAACGCCGAGCTCGTGCCCGGCAGCCTCGTCGGCGAGAGGTACGTCGTCGAGTCGGTGATCGGCCACGGCACGACGTCGATCGTCTACCGCGCGCGTGCGCTCGAGGGCGGCGGCGCGGTCGCGCTGAAGGTGCTGCGCGCGTCGCTCGCGCGGGGGACGATCTCCGCGACGCGGCTCGAGCGGGAGGCGGAGATCGTCGCGCGGCTCGATCATCCTTCGATCGTGCGTCTCTTCGCGACCGGGTGGATCGAGACGGGGCAGATCTGGATCGCGCTCGAGCTGCTGGAGGGCGAGACGCTCGAGGCGCTGCTGCAGCGCGAGGCGCCGCTCGGGCTCGAGCGCACGGTGCGGCTCCTCGACGACGTGCTCGCGGGGCTCGGGGCCGCGCACGACGCGCAGATCCTGCATCGTGATCTGAAGCCCGCGAACCTCGTCGTGGTGCGCGATGCGTCGGGCGACGAGCGCGCGAAGCTGCTCGACTTCGGGGTGGGGCGCGACCTGCGCGACACCGGTCCGCGCCTGACCGCGCCGCAGGCGCTGGTGGGCACGCTCGCGTACCTCGCGCCGGAGCAGCTCACGCCGGGCATGGATCCCGATGCGCGCGCGGATCTCTGGGCGCTCGCGGTGGTCGCGTACCGCGCGCTGACCGGGCGCGCGCCGTTCGGGCTGCGCGGCGCGCGCATGGTCGCGACCATCGTGCGGAGCGACCCTTCGTCGCCGAGCGCGCTGGTGCCCGCGCTCGGCGCGAGCGTCGATGCGTTCTTCGCGCGCGCGCTCGCGAAGGACCGCGACGCGCGATGGCAGACCGCGCACGCGATGCGCGACGCGCTGCGCGCGCTCGTGCGGTGA
- the lepB gene encoding signal peptidase I, giving the protein MAHERNEGWRGHAKTILLAIVLAFGVRIGIAQAYEVDGPSMEPTMFQSERLFVARCAYGLSLPFVDEALVRWGTPQAGDVVIVQSPRDGLDLVKRVIGVAGDVIEIRDGVIHRNGVAITQREVGECDPARQLDPDPGCRVYEETLDTAEPRHWHISRSAFDLEDLPAVDVPEGHLFVVGDHRDRSNDSRFFGPVPASRLRGRVLFVD; this is encoded by the coding sequence ATGGCGCACGAGCGCAACGAAGGGTGGCGCGGTCATGCGAAGACGATCCTCCTCGCGATCGTGCTCGCGTTCGGTGTCCGCATCGGGATCGCGCAGGCGTACGAGGTGGACGGCCCTTCGATGGAGCCGACGATGTTCCAGTCCGAGCGGCTCTTCGTCGCGCGCTGTGCGTACGGGCTCTCGCTGCCCTTCGTCGACGAGGCGCTGGTGCGCTGGGGCACGCCGCAGGCCGGCGACGTCGTGATCGTGCAGAGCCCGCGCGACGGGCTCGATCTCGTGAAGCGCGTGATCGGTGTCGCGGGTGACGTGATCGAGATCCGCGACGGGGTCATCCACCGCAACGGCGTCGCCATCACGCAGCGCGAGGTCGGGGAGTGCGACCCGGCGCGCCAGCTCGATCCCGATCCCGGCTGCCGCGTCTACGAGGAGACGCTCGACACCGCGGAGCCGCGACACTGGCACATCAGCCGATCGGCGTTCGACCTCGAGGATCTCCCGGCGGTCGACGTCCCCGAGGGCCACCTGTTCGTCGTCGGCGACCATCGCGACCGCAGCAACGACAGCCGCTTCTTCGGCCCGGTGCCGGCCTCGCGCCTCCGCGGCCGCGTGCTCTTCGTCGACTGA
- a CDS encoding AraC family transcriptional regulator yields MNRADASIDGGAIRVSSFVLTWPRLLGLSLEEVARASDIPLAQLESGAELSYEETLALWRALEALTDDPVVGLHAGARFTLDQMGVVGPALAHCTHLDAAIDALVRIMKIFVRNAHIARVDTDDGAGIEYRMPTLRTRQGADTIFAATTALVRHCTATHVVPIALEHQMPRCGEAEYERFFGVRPRWDRPTSYLLFARADLALPFRGAAPELAALLSEHAPRLLTKSESVSFDQELERAFWAAHARGEASLETTAAALGVGARTLQRRLTSMGSSFAQRRSEILHRRAVQLLRDEQIPIDVIAERLGYSSRTAFERAFTRWCGKTPHAVRLESR; encoded by the coding sequence GTGAACCGTGCGGACGCAAGCATCGACGGAGGCGCGATCCGCGTCTCGTCCTTCGTCCTCACCTGGCCGCGCCTCCTCGGGCTGTCCCTCGAGGAGGTCGCGCGCGCCTCGGACATCCCACTCGCGCAGCTCGAGAGCGGCGCCGAGCTCTCGTACGAAGAGACGCTCGCGCTCTGGCGCGCGCTCGAGGCGCTCACCGACGATCCCGTCGTCGGCCTCCACGCCGGCGCGCGCTTCACGCTCGATCAGATGGGCGTCGTCGGTCCCGCGCTCGCGCACTGCACGCACCTCGACGCCGCGATCGACGCGCTCGTGCGCATCATGAAGATCTTCGTGCGCAACGCGCACATCGCGCGCGTGGACACCGACGACGGTGCCGGCATCGAGTACCGCATGCCCACGCTGCGCACGCGACAGGGCGCGGACACGATCTTCGCCGCGACGACCGCGCTCGTGCGCCACTGCACCGCGACGCACGTCGTCCCGATCGCGCTCGAGCACCAGATGCCCCGCTGCGGCGAAGCGGAGTACGAGCGCTTCTTCGGCGTGCGACCGCGCTGGGATCGCCCGACGAGCTACCTGCTCTTCGCGCGCGCCGATCTCGCCCTGCCCTTCCGCGGCGCCGCGCCCGAGCTCGCCGCGCTGCTCTCCGAGCACGCGCCGCGGCTCCTCACGAAGAGCGAGAGCGTCTCGTTCGATCAGGAGCTCGAGCGCGCGTTCTGGGCCGCGCACGCGCGCGGCGAGGCGAGCCTCGAGACCACCGCCGCAGCGCTGGGCGTCGGCGCGCGCACGCTGCAGCGTCGCTTGACCTCGATGGGCTCGAGCTTCGCGCAGCGGCGCAGCGAGATCCTCCATCGCCGTGCGGTCCAGCTCCTGCGCGACGAGCAGATCCCGATCGACGTGATCGCCGAGCGCCTCGGCTACAGCTCGCGCACCGCGTTCGAGCGCGCGTTCACGAGGTGGTGCGGGAAGACGCCGCACGCGGTGCGCCTCGAGTCGCGCTGA
- a CDS encoding Lrp/AsnC family transcriptional regulator — protein sequence MARRVEITNPAKRHSAVLVGAGMAVRKSRWRPKYVVDTPRQGTYTVASMSRSAAPLLDAIDRALLDALQDDCKQPLAKLGERVGLSAPSVLERVRKLEQSGLITGYHAVIDPRVAGFDVGAFIGIGIDHPRSIPGFEEAVLAIPEVLECHHVTGRHTLMIKVRTQNTESLHRLISLLRELPGVARTETMVVLETQLERQRLVLPAVSEEDTPTPRRRARHTRSEVPEA from the coding sequence TTGGCGCGTCGCGTCGAGATCACGAATCCAGCCAAACGCCATTCGGCAGTTTTGGTCGGTGCCGGAATGGCTGTACGAAAAAGCCGATGGCGGCCGAAATACGTTGTTGACACGCCGCGTCAGGGCACGTACACCGTTGCCTCGATGTCACGCTCCGCGGCGCCCCTGCTCGACGCGATCGACCGAGCGCTCCTCGATGCGCTCCAGGACGACTGCAAGCAGCCCCTCGCGAAGCTCGGCGAGCGCGTCGGCTTGTCCGCGCCCTCCGTGCTCGAGCGCGTGCGCAAGCTCGAGCAATCGGGGCTGATCACCGGCTACCACGCGGTGATCGATCCGCGCGTCGCGGGCTTCGACGTCGGCGCGTTCATCGGCATCGGCATCGACCATCCGCGCTCGATCCCCGGGTTCGAGGAAGCGGTGCTGGCGATCCCCGAGGTGCTCGAGTGCCATCACGTCACCGGGCGCCACACCTTGATGATCAAGGTCCGCACGCAGAACACCGAGTCGCTGCACCGGCTGATCAGCCTGCTGCGCGAGCTCCCCGGTGTGGCGCGGACCGAGACGATGGTCGTGCTGGAGACGCAGCTCGAGCGCCAGCGCCTCGTGCTGCCGGCGGTGTCCGAGGAGGACACGCCAACGCCGCGTCGTCGCGCGCGCCACACGCGCAGTGAAGTGCCCGAGGCCTGA